Proteins from a genomic interval of Trifolium pratense cultivar HEN17-A07 linkage group LG6, ARS_RC_1.1, whole genome shotgun sequence:
- the LOC123888472 gene encoding receptor-like protein kinase FERONIA, with product MEAHKLKELIFRSSYNDYQTRTHNIVNRDVILNGIEIFKISNNNNLAGLNPMKHVVLSSPKQLPTQQSKSKKSTIVMVSVVGLSCLLLAFVMGIIIYVKRRRRFESHLQMEENSWKTKKKGSSTLPSHLCRYFTIEEIRATTNNFEDIFIIGVGGFGNVYKGYIDEVTPVAIKRLKSGSRQGVKEFLNEIELLSQLRHIHLVSLIGYCNEDTEMILVYDFMQRGTLRENLYGSDIEPLRWNKRLEILLGAARGLHYLHAGAKHNIIHRDVKSTNILLDEKCVAKVSDFGLSKVGPTGISNSHISTMVKGSIGYLDPECYLRHRLTLKSDVYSFGVVLLEVLCARPPLDHSLDTQNVSLVVMFKRCYNEGVIIEELVDPFIKDSITSECLKCYCQMVLSCLHEDGNQRMSMSDVVGTLEFLLQLVMNEEDNNNFEESDVCFTSSSDDYGSHTSKLSTISTSTS from the coding sequence ATGGAAGCTCACAAATTAAAAGAGTTAATCTTTCGATCAAGCTACAACGATTACCAAACACGTACGCACAATATCGTGAATCGTGATGTCATATTGAATGGAATAGAGATTTTCAAAATAAGTAATAATAACAATCTCGCAGGTTTGAATCCAATGAAACACGTTGTTCTATCATCTCCAAAGCAATTACCAACTCAACAATCAAAGTCAAAGAAGTCAACCATAGTCATGGTTTCAGTGGTTGGATTATCATGTCTCTTGCTAGCATTTGTGATGggaataataatttatgttaaaaGGAGAAGAAGATTTGAGTCTCATCTTCAAATGGAAGAAAATTCAtggaaaacaaagaaaaaaggtTCATCAACTTTACCATCCCATCTATGTCGCTATTTTACAATAGAGGAGATAAGAGCCACAACAAACAACTTTGAAGATATTTTTATCATCGGGGTAGGAGGGTTCGGCAATGTGTACAAAGGTTACATCGATGAAGTTACACCAGTTGCAATAAAGCGTCTTAAATCAGGTTCTCGACAAGGTGTAAAAGAGTTCTTGAATGAGATCGAGTTGCTCTCTCAGCTTCGTCATATTCACTTGGTTTCCCTCATTGGATATTGCAACGAAGACACTGAGATGATTCTCGTTTATGACTTCATGCAACGAGGCACTCTCCGTGAAAATCTCTATGGTTCCGATATTGAACCTCTTAGGTGGAATAAGAGACTCGAGATTCTATTGGGTGCAGCAAGGGGGTTGCATTATCTTCATGCAGGTGCGAAGCACAATATCATACATCGTGATGTGAAGAGTACAAATATATTGTTGGATGAAAAATGTGTGGCTAAGGTTTCTGATTTTGGCTTATCAAAAGTGGGACCCACGGGAATATCGAATAGTCATATCAGCACTATGGTGAAGGGTAGTATAGGTTATTTGGATCCAGAATGCTACTTGCGGCATAGGCTGACTCTAAAGTCTGATGTGTACTCTTTCGGTGTGGTGCTTCTTGAGGTATTATGTGCAAGACCACCTTTGGATCATTCTTTGGATACACAAAATGtaagtttggttgtgatgttcAAAAGATGTTACAATGAAGGTGTAATAATTGAAGAGTTGGTCGACCCATTCATAAAAGATTCTATAACAAGTGAGTGTTTGAAATGTTATTGCCAAATGGTATTGAGTTGTTTGCATGAAGATGGAAATCAACGAATGTCAATGAGTGATGTGGTTGGGACTTTAGAGTTTTTGTTGCAATTGGTGATGAATGAGGaggataataataattttgaagagagtGATGTGTGTTTCACAAGTAGTAGTGATGACTATGGTTCTCATACAAGCAAGTTAAGCACCATTTCAACTAGTACTAGCTAA
- the LOC123892130 gene encoding receptor-like protein kinase FERONIA, whose product MANSINKKLYTKITLLSLFLLLCPLVANSYNPIYNLAINCGSSTNTTSLDNRIWIGDNIDNINLFSFIEPKTTNPSFKTSPNSLSNTQIPFTTARVSLSNFTYSFSNIITNSPVFIRLHFYPTLYQNFEPTNAVFSVKVNNNNFSLLKNFNPSLWLNDANEEKITKEYCIQIKQNENLNITFIPNNINTSNVYYAFINGIEVVSMPSFLYYTNLDDTNYHFKFIGSDNTEYQIRNDKALEMVYRVNVGANQVPPSNDTGMFRDWKNDFPLYLEKEYPLSVSSDFGEHLNYLKNTVPNYTAPEVVYLTARSYGMNVTVDYNVTWNFEVDSNFTYMKMLM is encoded by the exons ATGGCAAACTCAATAAACAAAAAACTTTACACTAAAATCACCCTACTATCTCTGTTTTTGCTATTGTGCCCTCTAGTTGCTAACTCATACAACCCTATTTACAATTTAGCCATCAATTGTGGCTCCTCAACAAACACTACTTCTTTAGATAATCGAATTTGGATTGGAGATAATATTGATAACATCaatcttttttccttcattgaACCAAAAACCACAAACCCGTCTTTTAAAACATCACCTAATTCTCTCTCAAATACACAAATTCCATTCACAACAGCACGTGTCTCTCTCTCAAATTTCACATACTCATTTTCTAACATTATCACTAATTCCCCTGTTTTTATTCGCCTTCATTTTTACCCAACATTGTACCAAAACTTTGAACCAACCAATGCAGTTTTCTCTGTTAAAGTTAACAACAACAACTTTAGCCTTCTAAAAAACTTCAACCCTTCACTTTGGCTTAATGATGCTAATGAGGAAAAAATCACCAAAGAATATTGCatacaaatcaaacaaaatgaaaatctaAACATAACTTTCATTCCTAACAACATAAACACATCAAATGTTTATTATGCTTTCATTAACGGAATCGAAGTTGTGTCTATGCCTTCTTTTCTCTATTACACAAACCTTGATGACACAAACTACCATTTCAAATTTATTGGTTCAGACAACACAGAATACCAAATTCGTAACGACAAAGCTTTGGAGATGGTTTATAGAGTGAATGTTGGTGCTAATCAAGTTCCACCAAGTAATGATACAGGTATGTTTCGTGATTGGAAAAATGATTTTCCTCTTTACTTGGAGAAAGAATATCCACTAAGTGTATCAAGTGATTTTGGAGAACATCTAAACTATTTAAAAAACACTGTTCCAAATTACACTGCACCAGAAGTTGTATACTTAACTGCAAGAAGTTATGGAATGAATGTGACAGTGGATTATAATGTGACTTGGAATTTTGAAGTTGATTCAAATTTTACATATATG AAAATGCTGATGTGA